One Edaphobacter flagellatus genomic region harbors:
- a CDS encoding VOC family protein: MLKNRSVPDSTIIPELAYPNLSEAIDWLCSAFGFTLRLRIADHRAQLTLGNGAIVIVQHPGAGATTPIAHSLLVRVEDADQHHANAVSQGAQIVRPPTTFPYGERQYTATDLIGRTWTFSQSVADVDPRDWGGTPGTL, translated from the coding sequence ATGCTCAAGAACCGTTCCGTCCCTGACAGCACCATCATCCCCGAGCTGGCCTACCCCAACCTCAGCGAAGCCATCGATTGGCTCTGCTCCGCCTTTGGCTTCACCCTGCGCCTGCGCATCGCCGACCACCGCGCGCAGCTCACCCTCGGTAACGGAGCCATCGTCATCGTCCAGCACCCGGGCGCCGGAGCCACCACTCCCATCGCACACTCGCTGCTCGTCCGCGTCGAAGATGCCGACCAGCACCACGCCAATGCCGTCAGCCAGGGTGCCCAGATCGTGCGTCCACCCACAACCTTCCCCTACGGCGAACGCCAGTACACCGCAACCGACCTCATCGGCCGCACCTGGACCTTCTCTCAATCCGTTGCCGACGTTGACCCGCGCGACTGGGGAGGCACACCTGGCACCTTATAG
- a CDS encoding apolipoprotein N-acyltransferase, protein MASANNVRQLGEAIAAAAVTAALFYFGNGLEPRWWLVWLAPLPLLVFALRSSWWAAGLAAVVAMLVGNLNMWSYFTKTLGMPAVAWMQIYIVAGIFFALGVLLFRALALRGAVWSALVALPAMWTTMEYVRNLTTPHGSAGSLAYSQLQFLPFLQVASLTGPWGMTFLLVLFPSALALGWHLRMKDRTQAAYVVGAGMGVIALALIFGSARLAMPEKQTARVGLITSDVQGNLLVTDPGADTERLFRDYASTARALVAQGAQAIVIPEKLGVTLEGKSAETDAVMQSLAMQTGATVVAGVVHVDAPVKYNEARVYQPSSSAIERYDKEHMLPPFESNLKPGTELVLLPKKDQLWGVAICKDMDFRDPARRYGKAGAGLMLVPGWDFVVDAGWHGHIAVMRGVEDGFSIARAAKTGYLTVSDDRGRIIGEVRSNAAPFATLLVDVPSTHHATLYQLMGDWFAWLSIAVQTFAVVRVMLPGSRA, encoded by the coding sequence ATGGCATCCGCAAATAATGTCCGGCAATTGGGTGAGGCGATAGCCGCTGCTGCTGTCACGGCGGCGCTGTTCTATTTCGGCAATGGTCTGGAGCCGCGCTGGTGGCTGGTGTGGCTTGCTCCGCTGCCGCTGCTGGTGTTTGCGTTGCGAAGCTCGTGGTGGGCTGCAGGTCTCGCAGCGGTAGTGGCGATGCTGGTTGGGAATCTGAACATGTGGAGCTACTTCACGAAGACGCTGGGAATGCCTGCGGTGGCATGGATGCAGATCTACATCGTTGCGGGCATCTTCTTTGCGTTGGGTGTGCTTTTGTTTCGCGCACTCGCATTGCGTGGCGCCGTATGGAGCGCCCTGGTGGCGTTGCCGGCGATGTGGACCACGATGGAATACGTGCGCAACCTGACGACACCGCATGGTTCGGCCGGAAGCCTCGCGTATTCGCAGCTTCAGTTTCTGCCGTTCCTGCAGGTTGCCTCGCTGACAGGTCCGTGGGGGATGACGTTTCTGCTGGTGCTGTTTCCTTCAGCGTTGGCGTTGGGATGGCATCTGCGCATGAAGGATCGTACGCAGGCCGCGTATGTGGTGGGTGCAGGGATGGGTGTCATTGCCCTCGCGCTGATCTTCGGTTCGGCGAGGCTCGCAATGCCAGAGAAGCAGACCGCACGTGTTGGACTGATCACGTCAGACGTTCAAGGAAACCTGCTGGTGACCGATCCCGGAGCCGATACGGAGAGGCTATTTCGCGACTATGCAAGTACGGCGCGAGCTCTGGTTGCCCAGGGAGCGCAGGCGATCGTGATTCCGGAGAAGCTTGGCGTGACACTGGAGGGAAAGTCGGCGGAGACGGATGCCGTGATGCAGTCGCTCGCAATGCAGACGGGAGCGACGGTGGTTGCGGGCGTCGTTCACGTGGATGCTCCGGTGAAGTACAACGAAGCGCGCGTGTATCAGCCTTCGTCGTCGGCGATCGAGCGATATGACAAGGAGCACATGCTGCCTCCATTTGAGTCGAACCTGAAGCCGGGCACAGAACTTGTTCTGCTGCCGAAGAAGGACCAGCTGTGGGGCGTCGCCATCTGTAAAGACATGGATTTCCGCGACCCGGCGCGCCGCTACGGAAAAGCGGGCGCAGGACTCATGCTGGTTCCTGGATGGGACTTTGTCGTCGATGCAGGATGGCACGGACACATCGCGGTGATGCGCGGCGTCGAGGACGGCTTCAGCATCGCTCGCGCTGCGAAGACGGGCTATCTGACGGTGAGCGATGATCGCGGACGCATCATTGGCGAAGTGCGCAGCAATGCGGCTCCCTTTGCCACGCTACTGGTCGATGTCCCATCAACGCACCACGCAACACTGTATCAGTTGATGGGCGATTGGTTTGCGTGGCTCTCGATTGCAGTGCAGACGTTTGCGGTTGTGCGTGTCATGCTGCCAGGCAGCCGTGCTTAG
- a CDS encoding TetR/AcrR family transcriptional regulator has translation MLTTTEKIANAARKLLDKEGVQGVTMRRIATAVGITPMALYRHYPNRDGLLNALADEGFAQLAERLAALRLTGSIERQLTKILDLFLDHAFERPHLFELMFLTRREGARQYPQDFRERRSPTANVSADVIAHAMETGYFHKDDVWEIVFETGALMQGLVMLYLGGRMAMTQGEFRAFCHRSFGRYFNGIRK, from the coding sequence ATGTTGACGACGACAGAAAAGATTGCGAACGCGGCACGGAAGCTGCTCGATAAAGAGGGTGTACAGGGTGTGACGATGCGCCGCATTGCGACGGCAGTGGGTATTACGCCGATGGCGCTGTACCGGCATTATCCAAACCGTGATGGATTGCTGAATGCACTGGCGGATGAAGGCTTTGCGCAATTAGCGGAACGGCTCGCTGCATTGCGATTGACGGGCAGTATCGAGCGACAGCTGACGAAGATTCTCGACCTCTTTCTCGACCATGCGTTTGAGAGGCCGCATTTGTTTGAGCTGATGTTTCTGACACGGCGCGAGGGCGCACGGCAATATCCGCAGGACTTTCGCGAGAGGCGATCGCCGACGGCAAATGTGTCGGCGGATGTGATTGCGCATGCCATGGAGACGGGATACTTCCACAAGGACGATGTGTGGGAGATTGTCTTCGAGACCGGCGCGTTGATGCAGGGGTTGGTGATGTTGTATCTGGGAGGCCGCATGGCGATGACGCAGGGTGAGTTCCGTGCTTTCTGCCACAGGTCGTTTGGGAGGTACTTTAATGGCATCCGCAAATAA